A portion of the Fulvia fulva chromosome 1, complete sequence genome contains these proteins:
- a CDS encoding Phosphorus acquisition-controlling protein, translated as MDTSAQQAWSQPDTLDPMAQISNDLDDLGNLFEFGDIDLNIGADAAQYGDHMQQQGTHPSTPFDEISEAQAIAGTAAQDFGTHGQYAMSQAAEHAQHQHQHHFAAQAQTSHPYPVDPMYQPAMHPQYQQQFQYPGMQAYPSNQHIPPTPNSLEMHGEVGRFLQHQLDPQQRALLDQRYQLRKEDAVRASSQSSTPKSWLTSHQIAFTPMVSPAGTPQYNVQPEYTIPGAYFSPLTSPMLHAQNAQHGQHHQQGYYTNPSTAPSSNATSPLDPHAPGNDMEGIEMSLNEAAKASARKSSRRKVATPRSAGPLGRVKQSPIQKAMKRKSGTMLSSFVPPREADREVPRSGSAQPRSAGLQMPRTDSSQDGSISPEPLSEALMAPPPRPGSSVTHSPALAAQRQEGANGSGGKAATPKTILSMRSNQHSGTGDTSQRSDGVDERMDLEDLELPAAAAPEAGPRRSLPQLDTSLTSGHSTENTPRLSARKTPKLGASHTPASARPPSATASPSIMGSPMTASSPGALLKDRKGAEAIGGRGNKKRGSVSASNSSMVSPALRPRISPSIKPLLPEGAALHSPQHALMLASKSNYQNLLEGNQLPGVSYPEHLSTGLTSKRTSHKVAEQGRRNRINEALKEMQSLLPKSATPKLGKDNSNSDGSPEAQTNGDSKESKEDATAKSNNSKAATVESANEYIRNLQKEIAMMQLLKQENEEMKRKLESIDEHGDTATRSSPTNSSSNAKSESPAAT; from the exons ATGGATACATCCGCCCAGCAGGCATGGTCACAGCCGGACACCCTCGACCCAATGGCGCAAATCAGCAATGACCTCGACGACCTCGGAAACCTGTTCGAATTCGGCGACATCGATCTCAACATTGGCGCCGACGCCGCACAATATGGCGACCACATGCAGCAGCAGGGCACACACCCAAGCACACCCTTTGACGAGATCAGCGAGGCGCAAGCAATAGCGGGCACGGCGGCGCAGGACTTTGGCACGCATGGACAATATGCCATGTCGCAGGCAGCCGAGCATGCGCAACACCAACACCAACACCACTTCGCTGCGCAGGCGCAAACCAGCCATCCGTATCCTGTCGATCCCATGTATCAGCCTGCAATGCATCCGCAATACCAGCAGCAGTTTCAGTACCCGGGAATGCAAGCCTATCCTTCGAACCAGCACATCCCGCCCACACCAAACAGCTTGGAGATGCACGGGGAAGTGGGCAGGTTCCTCCAGCATCAGCTGGACCCGCAGCAACGGGCACTACTAGACCAGAGATATCAACTGAGGAAGGAGGATGCTGTTCGTGCCAGCTCGCAATCATCTACTCCAAAGTCTTGGCTGACTTCCCATCAGATCGCCTTTACCCCGATGGTGTCTCCTGCTGGGACGCCGCAGTACAATGTGCAACCAGAGTATACCATACCGGGGGCATATTTCTCGCCGCTTACATCGCCCATGCTGCACGCCCAGAATGCACAGCATGGTCAACACCATCAACAAGGCTACTACACCAACCCTAGCACCGCACCCAGCTCAAACGCCACATCGCCCTTGGATCCGCACGCTCCTGGCAATGACATGGAAGGTATTGAAATGTCGCTCAATGAAGCAGCAAAGGCGAGTGCCAGGAAGTCTAGCCGCCGGAAAGTCGCAACACCAAGAAGCGCCGGGCCATTGGGGAGAGTGAAGCAGAGTCCGATCCAGAAGGCGATGAAACGGAAGTCTGGTACTATGCTCTCTTCCTTTGTTCCGCCACGAGAGGCAGACCGTGAGGTTCCACGATCGGGAAGTGCGCAGCCTCGATCCGCAGGCCTACAGATGCCGCGCACCGACAGTTCACAAGATGGAAGCATCAGTCCCGAACCACTTAGCGAAGCATTGATGGCTCCTCCGCCTCGACCAGGATCGAGTGTTACACACTCGCCTGCTCTTGCTGCTCAACGACAAGAAGGAGCCAACGGCTCGGGAGGGAAAGCGGCTACCCCAAAGACCATTTTATCAATGCGGAGCAATCAGCACTCAGGGACAGGCGACACGTCGCAACGATCGGATGGTGTGGATGAAAGGATGGACCTGGAAGACCTCGAGCTGCCAGCAGCTGCTGCGCCAGAAGCTGGTCCACGTCGTTCTCTACCACAACTTGATACGAGCTTGACTTCAGGTCATTCGACCGAAAACACTCCGCGTCTATCAGCAAGAAAGACGCCGAAGCTAGGTGCGAGCCATACACCAGCGTCGGCAAGGCCACCCTCCGCAACGGCAAGTCCCTCTATCATGGGTTCACCCATGACTGCTTCTAGTCCAGGTGCACTCTTGAAAGACAGGAAGGGTGCGGAAGCAATAGGCGGCAGAGGCAACAAGAAGCGAGGGAGTGTCAGTGCCAGCAACTCGAGTATGGTCTCTCCTGCGCTACGGCCTAGGATCAGTCCAAGCATCAAGCCGTTGCTCCCCGAAGGTG CTGCACTACATTCGCCACAACACGCTCTCATGCTCGCTTCCAAGTCCAACTACCAAAATCTTCTCGAAGGCAACCAACTGCCCGGCGTGTCATACCCAGAACACTTATCTACCGGCTTGACATCGAAGCGCACATCGCATAAAGTGGCCGAACAAGGACGTCGCAACCGAATCAACGAGGCGCTCAAAGAAATGCAATCGCTCCTCCCTAAATCAGCCACACCGAAGCTCGGCAAGGACAACAGCAACAGCGACGGCAGCCCTGAAGCCCAAACCAACGGCGACAGTAAAGAGTCAAAAGAAGACGCCACCGCCAAAAGCAACAACAGCAAAGCTGCTACCGTCGAGTCTGCCAATGAGTACATACGTAACCTACAAAAGGAGATTGCAATGATGCAACTACTCAAGCAAGAGAACGAGGAAATGAAGCGGAAACTCGAAAGCATCGACGAGCACGGCGATACAGCTACTCGATCCTCGCCAACCAATTCCTCCAGCAATGCGAAGAGCGAAAGTCCGGCTGCGACATGA